DNA from Musa acuminata AAA Group cultivar baxijiao chromosome BXJ1-5, Cavendish_Baxijiao_AAA, whole genome shotgun sequence:
TTGGTGCTGATTGTTCTTTATACGACAATGATGGAGGGTCTGCATTAGATTGGGCTCAGCGTGGGAATCAACTCCAGGTATATGAAATTATTAAAAAACATATGCAGAAAGATATATCAAAATCAGCAGAAGAGGAGGAACTACTTAACGAGTACCTTGCAAGTATTAATCCAGAACATATTGATACTGTCCTGATAGAACGGCTATTAAGGAAAATATGCAATGATTCTGCAGAAGGAGCTATTCTTGTCTTTCTTCCTGGGTGGGATGACATAAATCAAACCAAAGAGAGGCTGGTTGCTTCACCGTATTTTCGAGATCAATCAAAGTTTTTGATATTCTCTCTCCATTCTATGATTCCATCTGCAGAGCAAAAGAAGGTTTTTAAACGCCCACCTGCTGGTGCTCGTAAAATCATTTTGTCAACCAACATTGCAGAGACTGCTGTTACCATTGATGATGTTGTATATGTCATAGATAGTGGCAGAATGAAAGAAAAAAGTTATGATCCGTATAACAATGTATCTACACTTCATTCTTCTTGGGTATCAAAAGCTAGTGCAAGACAGCGTGAGGGACGTGCTGGTCGTTGTCAACCAGGAACCTGCTACCATCTTTACTCCAAATTTCGAGCAGCATCTTTGCCAGATTATCAAGTTCCCGAGATAAAGAGAATGCCTATTGAGGAACTCTGTTTGCAGGCAAGATACCACTTCTTGCTTTCCTTGCTTTTAGTTAATGCAGATCTGTGGTTTGTTGGCTTGATTTTTTTTCCTGGCAGGTAAAATTACTTGATCCCAGCTGTAGAGTAGCAGACTTTTTACATAAAACATTGGATCCTCCTGTTCCTGAAACTGTTCGCAATGCACTCATTGTTCTTCAAGACATTGGTGCTTTGACACATGATGAAAGACTTACTGATCTTGGAAAGAAGCTGGGTTCTCTTCCTGTTCATCCATCGACTAGCAAGATGCTTCTATTTGCAATTTTAATGAATTGCTTGGACCCTGCATTGACTCTAGCATGTGCGTCTGATTACCGAGAACCTTTCATTCTCCCAATGGCTCCAGATGGGAGGAAGAAGGCTGCTATCGCAAAACTTGAACTTGCTTCTCTCTATGGTGGATATAGTGATCAGCTAGCTGTTGTAGCAGCATTTGATTGTTGGAGGAAGGCAAAAGATAGAGGTCAAGAGTCACAGTTTTGTTCTAGGTATTTTGTCTCATCAAGCACAATGAATATGCTATGTAGCATGCGGAAGCAGCTTCAAAATGAGCTGGCAAAAAATGGCTTCATTCCAGCGGATATGTCCAGTTGTAGCTTAAATGCTCATGATCCAGGTATTCTGCGGGCAGTGCTCATGGCTGGTAGTTATCCAATGGTGGGAAGATTGCTTCCACGTCGAAAGAATGATAAAAGAGCTATAGTGGAGACGCCTAGTGGTGCCAAAGTTCGCTTGCATCCTCATTCTTCTAACTTTAATTTGTCATTTGGTAAGGCGGCTGGCTGCCCACTTATTATTTATGATGAAATTACTCGAGGAGATGGGGGGATGTACATAAAGAATTGCTCTCTCATTGGTCCTTATCCATTGTTGTTGCTTGCAATGGAAATGGTTGTTGCTCCTGGAAATGAAAATGATGATGAAAGTGATGATGATCTAGATGGTTCTAGTCTTGAGGAAGATGAGATGGAGACAACAATATCGCCTGGACAATGTGGAGAAGAAATTATGTCTTCCCCCGACAATAATGTTTCAGTTGTTGTTGATCGATGGCTGAGATTTGAATCAACAGCCCTTGATGTTGCTCAGATATACTGCTTACGGGAGCGTCTGTCTGCCTCTATCTTGTTTAAGGTAAGATTATGCATCGTTTATTAAATCTTGACCTGACGGACTCTTTTCTGTTGCCAATTTATTTGACCATTTAGATGTTTGACAAAAAATTGGATGATTAACAATTTATATTAATTTGCAAAGGTTTTTGTTTCATTACTGAAACATTTATCTATAGACCATCTCAAAATGCTTAGAGCAAAGTTGCACCGACTAATTTCTAGGAAAGTTTTAAAGTCCTTTAACAAAGTTTTAATGAACTCTACTGTGTCAAGCTTGTTACTACTTGCTTATGCATAAAATTAAAGCTTGAAACCTAGATGGATTTCACACTTATGTTTGTAACAAGAAAAGTTGCACATTGAGGAGCTTGTGGCTTACTGAAGAAGAATTTGACTTATTTGACTTTCATCTGGTGATTCATTGAGTTCATATTGACATGGAAGTTTTGCACTTCTACAATCTGCTTTGCTGTAAATAGTTTTCTGTCTTATCTTAGTCTCTGTGAGTTTTATATAGGTTACGCATTACCTCTATGGCAGAGACTCTGGCTTCCTCAACTCTATGGTTCATCAAATGTTCTATTACTCTTCCATGGTCTCCTTATATAAAGACTGTCCTTTGCAGGTAAAGTATCCACAGGCAGTTCTGCCACCTGCATTGGGAACGTCGATGTATGCCATTGCCTGCATTCTTTCTTATGATGGACTACCCAGTGTACTTGCTGATGCTGTGCTAGAACCTCAACCATCAGGCAGAGATGCGGCTGACCCAGGTAGACCTTTTCAGGGAAGAAGATTAATGGGCTTCATTCCGCCTGGGGGATTTCTGAGATCTTTAATTTCAGACAAAGTCCAGGGTTCTCCCTCCCGCAAAGACAGGAAAGCCAACCTTATCAGTCCTGTATCAGCACATTCAATCTCCCATTCACCAGTCAGGTCTCCTTTTCCTGGTCCAGGTTCTGGTAGCGCTGCACCAAGGATAAGATCCTTTAAGAGGCGACGCTAAGAGCTACTATTTTGTCTGCCATCATTTGTCAACTTTAATGATCACCCTTGAGTTCTCATTTAATGGGTAATATTGGATGATCATTCCGAACAGAGGTACTGATCCAAGGTTTATAATCCGCATCAGCTTTCTCTACCCATCTACAAAGCTTGTTTATCTGGTTTGGCGGTTTGATGATGCTGATGGTCCCTCTAACTGCTTTCTTTTGCAGCTTACAGGAAATAGTTGCTGCTTGGGGGGCTTATGAAAGTGCAGGTACGCAAAATGGCCGAAAGCTGACTGCTTTAAGCTGCCAGCACAGCTGCTGAATTTGGACTGTGCTTTTGGGGTTTCACGTCAATGGAATCTATGGTCTCGTATACATCTAACTGGTGAATCTTCCTTGTGCTCAGAATCATCAAAGACATTTTCTATGGTAGCAATATCGGCGAGTTCTGTTATTTTGAGAAAACACTGGCATCCTTAACAGAGCATGTTGTCCGTAGGAAATGATCCATATTTATTTGGAAGAGGAAAAGGACAGTTGTGCAAATGGAACCACAATAAGTTGTAGTTTAGACTAGTCAGTTGAAGAATTTGATTTTTCTGTCACGGATGCGTCCTAATATTTCTTCTAATGATTTAGTGCCCTTGTATTCACATGCCCTTATGCTGGTAATGAAGCTATTTTATACtactgatatttttattttattaagtaTCATGAGTATTGAACTTGATATGTAGATTAAGGTTTTAGGCAATTATTTCATCCAATTAgtatatgtttaatgatttagATTTGGTGTGGACCAGCTGCATTGGTATATTTGTTACATGGAACAaagattaaaataattaaatatccaGTTATAGGATGAATGTGCTTGCTGGTTTAGTTGGTAATTTAGTATGATTTATAgtttgtaagaaaaaaaaaaaggaaaaaaaagatttaAGTTCTATTAATGAGATTCAGGTATATGAGAATGGTAATAACAGTAGGTCAGGTATTTTCAGGGTATACAGTTCTACTGGATTTACTGGAAAGATTTTAATCTGATGTATGTTAAGATAGGatgattcattttttttatggatTTATTATCATTGCATCATAATATGTATTCTCTCCAAGTTTGTACCTAATTGTTTTTAGATGCAAGTTTTCTCTTGTCTGCACTTTTCACATTCATGAAAAAGTAGGGTTTTTGTGTTGTTTTGGCATCATGATGTCAAGTAAGAAAACAGAAAACTAGTGCAGTGACCACTGTTACCATCAGACCACTCATGAACTTATATTTCTACCATCCTCCTCAGAATTCAGGATGCCAAGAACAAGTTGGTATGGTGCCAAGTTGGACACAAGCTGTCCAGTTTACATCCAAAGGCAGCAATCATAGACAGTGGTGGATGATGCTCTGGTAATTATTGGTCAAACATAAAAGTGGCATCACTAGTTTcttggtatggtatggtatggtatggtatggaATGCACTTATTGTTGGGTATTGGGCAAATGTGACATATGGAGAACAGCAGCATCCTCTTGTGAAGAAAGTGGTTGTTGATCTCAGAGCAGTGGGACAAAGCTGTGTTTGCTGTCATCCTTTGGTAAGACTTCCATCTGACTCCCAACAACCTCAAAACTGTACATAAATGTTATATCTGCACCTTTGTTGTCAGTGACGAAGCCCGCCCATCAGAAAAGGGCAGATGGAGTGATTGCTAATTGGCTCAACAAAATGTTCACGGCAAAAGAAACATATAACACTCCCAACTCCCGGAAAGGGATATTCTACCTCCCATCGACTATAAAATAATCATTTCATTGTACATCATTCATTATTAAGTCAAATGATACTAAGATATTTCGGTTGGTCGATGCATTATTATATCGAGTAATGGAtctagttatttttagtattttgatcattatactttgaaaaattatattatcttatAAAACTGAAACATCTATGTTC
Protein-coding regions in this window:
- the LOC103983560 gene encoding DExH-box ATP-dependent RNA helicase DExH6; translated protein: MGKKKGKGGEQQSSSVVTEATRVRIGKVLEEFRTSEAEVYTFESGLSKQERAAIHEMCRKMGMISKSSGYGERRRLSVYKSKKKNGSIKKEEEMITCLQFSEEVKEVLQDLFLRYPPDDVEKREDAVNNSSVKVGKGQWKQDSSFCKPAMRKSDIAKKVEQLASRINNSSQLRKIVEDRAKLPIASFKDGITSTLETNQVVLISGETGCGKTTQVPQYLLDYMWDKGEACKIICTQPRRISAISVAERISYERGETVGETVGYKIRLESKGGKQSSIMFCTNGVLLRLLISRGSNLSSAEAGRRQMEDCFQGITHVIVDEIHERDRFSDFMLAIIRDLLPSYPHMRLVLMSATIDAERFSNYFNGCPIIQVPGFTYPVKIFYLEDVLTILKSVDGNHLNHVAVDESQESSPLTEEYKDDLDEAINLALANDEFDPLLELISTEQTPGIYNYKHSLTGISPLMVFAGKGRVGDVCMLLSFGADCSLYDNDGGSALDWAQRGNQLQVYEIIKKHMQKDISKSAEEEELLNEYLASINPEHIDTVLIERLLRKICNDSAEGAILVFLPGWDDINQTKERLVASPYFRDQSKFLIFSLHSMIPSAEQKKVFKRPPAGARKIILSTNIAETAVTIDDVVYVIDSGRMKEKSYDPYNNVSTLHSSWVSKASARQREGRAGRCQPGTCYHLYSKFRAASLPDYQVPEIKRMPIEELCLQVKLLDPSCRVADFLHKTLDPPVPETVRNALIVLQDIGALTHDERLTDLGKKLGSLPVHPSTSKMLLFAILMNCLDPALTLACASDYREPFILPMAPDGRKKAAIAKLELASLYGGYSDQLAVVAAFDCWRKAKDRGQESQFCSRYFVSSSTMNMLCSMRKQLQNELAKNGFIPADMSSCSLNAHDPGILRAVLMAGSYPMVGRLLPRRKNDKRAIVETPSGAKVRLHPHSSNFNLSFGKAAGCPLIIYDEITRGDGGMYIKNCSLIGPYPLLLLAMEMVVAPGNENDDESDDDLDGSSLEEDEMETTISPGQCGEEIMSSPDNNVSVVVDRWLRFESTALDVAQIYCLRERLSASILFKVKYPQAVLPPALGTSMYAIACILSYDGLPSVLADAVLEPQPSGRDAADPGRPFQGRRLMGFIPPGGFLRSLISDKVQGSPSRKDRKANLISPVSAHSISHSPVRSPFPGPGSGSAAPRIRSFKRRR